One window from the genome of Cryobacterium sp. GrIS_2_6 encodes:
- a CDS encoding DUF4118 domain-containing protein, producing the protein MNRGRLRVLLGAAPGVGKTYAMLEEGRRLHAEGKDVVVAVVETHDRPATAAMLEGLEVVPRLVRRYRGIELTDLDLDAVLDRAPAIALVDELAHTNAPGLSHDKRWQDVQSILDAGIDVISTVNIQHIESLNDVVQQITGVPQRETLPDGVLRAADQVEVIDLAPQSLRDRLAEGHVYPAARIDAALSNYFRLGNLTALRELALLWLADEVDTALKSYRAEHGIDSKWEARERVVVALTGGPEGETLLRRGARIAGRAAGGELLAVHVISQDGLRSAHPGALAAQRALVEKLGGSYHQLVGDDVPSALVEFARASNATQLVIGVSRRTRLKAAFSGPGIGTTVVRESGDIDVHVVTHSAAGERMRLPRIGGALSLRRRLAGLGFAVVGGPLLTALLVATHSEESITSEVLSYQLLVIVVALVGGLWPALFAALLSGLTLDYFFVNPLYTVTIAEPAHALALVLYLANAGVVSYVVDLAARRSRSAQRAAGESELLATVAGSVLRGEDAVPALVARIREAFNLTGVRLFAGGKLLYSDGSPAQAGPDTPLATVPVGTRGTLELSGRDLAASERRLLGVIATQLDAALEHSDLAETASAIGPLAEADRMRSALLAAVGHDLRRPLSAATAAISGLRSAELTLSPADREELFETAEESLESLAGLVTNLLDVSRVQAGALAVSLGPVDAADVVLPALDELGVGPDTVELELPPGLPPMLADAGLLQRVVVNVLANGIRFSPKGGRVLVAASEFGGVVELRIMDRGPGIPADRRDEVFLPFQRLGDTDNLTGLGLGLALAKGFTEGMGGRLEAEDTPGGGLTMVIALPAFDPAAPAGQTAGTDAAAGTEEET; encoded by the coding sequence TGCCGCACCGGGCGTCGGCAAGACCTACGCCATGCTCGAAGAGGGCAGGCGGCTGCACGCAGAGGGCAAGGATGTCGTCGTCGCGGTCGTGGAAACCCACGACCGCCCTGCGACGGCCGCGATGCTCGAAGGACTCGAGGTCGTGCCGCGCCTGGTCCGGCGGTACCGCGGGATCGAACTCACCGACCTCGACCTGGACGCTGTTCTCGATCGCGCACCCGCGATCGCACTCGTCGACGAGCTCGCCCACACCAACGCCCCCGGACTCTCGCACGACAAACGGTGGCAGGACGTCCAGTCCATCCTCGACGCGGGCATCGACGTCATCTCGACGGTCAACATCCAGCACATCGAGTCGCTCAACGACGTCGTGCAGCAGATCACGGGTGTCCCCCAGCGCGAAACCCTGCCGGACGGCGTGCTGCGGGCCGCGGATCAGGTCGAGGTGATCGACCTCGCCCCGCAGTCCCTGCGCGACCGGCTCGCCGAGGGCCACGTCTATCCCGCGGCCCGGATCGACGCCGCCCTGTCGAATTACTTCCGACTCGGAAACCTCACCGCCCTGCGCGAGCTCGCTTTACTCTGGCTCGCCGACGAGGTTGACACGGCACTCAAGAGCTACCGGGCCGAACACGGCATCGACAGCAAGTGGGAAGCCCGCGAACGTGTCGTCGTCGCGCTCACCGGCGGGCCGGAGGGCGAGACGCTGCTGCGCCGCGGGGCACGGATCGCCGGGCGGGCGGCCGGGGGCGAGCTCCTCGCCGTGCACGTTATCAGCCAGGACGGACTCCGCTCCGCACACCCCGGCGCGCTCGCCGCCCAACGGGCCCTCGTTGAGAAACTCGGCGGCAGTTACCACCAGCTCGTCGGCGACGACGTCCCGAGCGCCCTCGTCGAATTCGCCAGGGCCTCGAATGCGACCCAGCTCGTGATCGGTGTGAGCAGGCGTACCCGGCTCAAGGCGGCCTTCAGCGGGCCGGGAATCGGCACGACGGTCGTCAGGGAGTCCGGGGACATCGACGTGCACGTCGTCACGCACTCCGCCGCGGGCGAGCGGATGCGCCTTCCTCGGATCGGCGGCGCACTCAGCCTCCGCAGGCGGCTGGCCGGCCTCGGCTTCGCCGTAGTCGGCGGACCGCTGCTCACCGCGCTCCTCGTGGCGACCCACAGCGAGGAATCGATCACGAGCGAGGTGCTCAGCTACCAACTCCTCGTCATCGTCGTCGCCCTCGTCGGAGGACTCTGGCCTGCCCTGTTCGCCGCGCTGCTCTCCGGGCTCACCCTCGACTACTTCTTCGTGAACCCGCTATACACCGTCACGATCGCCGAACCCGCGCACGCCCTCGCGCTCGTCCTGTACCTGGCCAACGCGGGCGTCGTCAGCTACGTCGTCGACCTCGCCGCCCGACGAAGCCGCAGCGCCCAGCGCGCCGCGGGTGAGTCAGAACTCCTCGCCACCGTTGCCGGCAGCGTGCTCCGCGGCGAGGACGCCGTTCCCGCGCTCGTCGCCAGGATCCGCGAGGCCTTCAACCTCACCGGGGTGCGCCTGTTCGCGGGCGGGAAGCTGTTGTACTCAGACGGCTCGCCCGCTCAGGCCGGCCCGGACACCCCCCTCGCAACGGTCCCCGTCGGAACCCGGGGCACCCTCGAGCTCTCCGGACGCGACCTCGCAGCGTCCGAGCGACGACTGCTCGGCGTGATCGCGACCCAGCTCGACGCCGCGCTCGAACACAGCGACCTCGCAGAAACGGCCAGTGCGATCGGACCGCTCGCCGAGGCCGACCGGATGCGCAGCGCCCTTCTCGCCGCCGTCGGTCACGACCTGCGGCGACCGCTCTCCGCTGCGACCGCCGCTATCAGCGGGTTGCGCTCGGCCGAGCTCACGCTGTCGCCCGCCGACAGGGAGGAGCTCTTCGAGACGGCCGAAGAGAGTCTCGAGTCGCTGGCAGGCCTCGTCACGAACCTCCTCGACGTCAGCCGGGTGCAGGCGGGTGCCCTTGCGGTCTCCCTGGGCCCCGTCGACGCTGCGGACGTCGTGCTCCCCGCACTCGATGAGCTCGGCGTCGGGCCGGACACGGTTGAACTCGAACTCCCTCCCGGGCTGCCGCCGATGCTCGCCGATGCCGGACTCCTGCAGCGGGTCGTCGTGAATGTGCTGGCCAACGGCATCCGCTTCTCACCGAAGGGTGGGCGCGTGCTCGTCGCGGCGAGCGAATTCGGCGGCGTCGTCGAACTGCGGATCATGGACCGCGGGCCCGGTATTCCCGCCGACCGGCGCGATGAGGTCTTCCTTCCGTTCCAACGCCTCGGCGACACCGACAACCTGACCGGCCTCGGCCTCGGCCTCGCGCTCGCGAAGGGTTTCACCGAGGGCATGGGCGGTCGGCTCGAGGCAGAGGACACCCCGGGCGGCGGCCTGACCATGGTCATCGCTCTGCCTGCATTCGACCCCGCAGCGCCGGCGGGCCAGACAGCCGGCACTGACGCGGCCGCGGGCACTGAGGAGGAGACCTGA